One part of the Pseudoalteromonas ulvae UL12 genome encodes these proteins:
- a CDS encoding DUF1826 domain-containing protein: MFSPQLTSATHQACYPIDNNAHILSEIYQSNAALACYCCPANWALSQAAKKVATAQTGEILRYQGKVDNDLAKQIDELFQTSTHGNLITNHVMLMLDMFNTLFEPKEIGLRILSCDHAHSPAFHQNQMIVRMASTLGGTGEQWITHQDATFLPMQATDTRHRIKQPEPAVINHFCEGDIAVYKGTNWIDQEVHALISASPEFKGHDPRLCIYIDFLA, encoded by the coding sequence ATGTTCTCCCCACAGTTAACTTCAGCCACTCATCAGGCTTGCTACCCCATAGATAATAACGCGCATATTTTAAGTGAAATATACCAAAGTAACGCTGCTCTTGCTTGTTACTGCTGCCCTGCAAATTGGGCACTCTCACAAGCAGCAAAAAAGGTGGCCACTGCGCAAACAGGTGAGATACTGCGCTATCAGGGCAAAGTAGATAATGACTTAGCCAAACAGATAGACGAGCTATTTCAAACGAGTACCCATGGTAACTTGATCACCAATCACGTGATGTTGATGCTCGATATGTTTAACACTTTATTTGAACCCAAAGAAATTGGCCTGCGAATTTTAAGTTGTGACCACGCTCACAGCCCAGCCTTTCATCAAAACCAAATGATCGTGCGCATGGCGTCCACATTAGGCGGTACTGGCGAGCAATGGATCACTCATCAAGATGCCACTTTTTTACCGATGCAAGCAACAGATACCCGCCATCGTATCAAGCAACCCGAACCTGCTGTGATTAATCATTTTTGTGAAGGAGATATAGCTGTCTATAAAGGCACCAATTGGATAGATCAAGAAGTGCATGCGTTGATTTCCGCCTCACCTGAATTTAAAGGTCATGATCCTCGTTTATGTATTTACATTGATTTTTTAGCGTAA
- a CDS encoding tetratricopeptide repeat protein: protein MKFIIALVVSVAIVFCEHAAAQDHGSTKAQQALSLIDVDLDSAEEMIIEAISDNPHSAKDHFYCGRIMGRQASDAFFSALSYAKKSLACLQKAVALAPKNVDYRKGLINFYLGAPSIAGGDKQAALEQVNVIKQLDSSQGVVVELDYYRKIKELLTLEKRLAHALTADPQSAIVHYQYGLLLQQTGDYNRAQSHFVLASEQGENREIAYEALYQLGRNAVFAQDFISQGTAALQHYLTIENSTVMPSKSWAHYRLSQLYTLHSDNTLAQKHRLLAADTDDKVLLNLLEN, encoded by the coding sequence ATGAAATTTATTATCGCGCTCGTGGTTAGTGTTGCTATCGTGTTTTGCGAACACGCAGCTGCCCAAGATCATGGCTCAACAAAAGCCCAACAGGCTTTGTCATTGATTGACGTTGATTTAGATAGCGCAGAGGAGATGATTATTGAAGCTATCAGTGACAACCCTCATTCTGCGAAAGATCATTTTTATTGCGGTCGAATCATGGGAAGACAAGCCAGTGATGCATTTTTTAGCGCCTTAAGTTATGCCAAGAAGTCGCTTGCTTGTTTGCAAAAAGCCGTTGCGCTAGCACCGAAGAATGTTGATTATCGAAAAGGACTGATTAACTTCTATTTAGGCGCCCCCAGTATTGCTGGTGGTGATAAACAAGCCGCATTAGAACAAGTTAATGTAATCAAGCAATTAGATAGCTCTCAAGGGGTGGTGGTTGAGCTTGACTACTACCGAAAAATCAAGGAGTTGCTGACGTTAGAAAAGAGATTAGCTCACGCGTTAACCGCTGATCCTCAATCTGCGATTGTGCACTATCAATATGGACTGCTGTTGCAACAAACTGGTGATTATAATCGAGCACAGTCGCACTTTGTTTTGGCATCTGAGCAAGGCGAAAATAGAGAAATCGCCTATGAAGCGCTGTATCAACTCGGCCGTAATGCTGTATTTGCACAGGATTTTATCTCACAAGGGACCGCCGCATTACAGCACTATTTAACCATCGAAAATAGCACAGTGATGCCTAGCAAGTCATGGGCTCACTATCGTTTATCGCAGCTTTATACCTTGCATTCGGATAATACACTGGCCCAAAAGCATCGCCTGCTTGCTGCTGATACGGACGATAAGGTTCTGCTTAACCTGTTGGAAAACTAG
- a CDS encoding VOC family protein: MNEHHHHINYIELPAQQLAATKAFFQQVFNWQFTDYGPEYSAFSHSGVMGGFFQSDKASNTDNGGALVVLYSSDLEGSQAKVEAAGGQIKQPIFSFPGGRRFHFVEPSGNELAVWSDK, translated from the coding sequence ATGAACGAACACCATCATCATATTAATTACATTGAGTTACCCGCCCAACAATTAGCGGCGACCAAAGCGTTTTTTCAACAGGTTTTTAATTGGCAGTTTACTGACTATGGCCCTGAATATTCTGCATTTAGTCACTCAGGTGTGATGGGCGGTTTTTTTCAATCAGATAAAGCCAGCAATACCGATAATGGCGGGGCGTTAGTGGTTTTGTACAGTAGCGATTTAGAAGGCTCTCAAGCTAAGGTTGAAGCCGCAGGTGGTCAAATTAAACAGCCTATCTTTAGTTTTCCAGGTGGGCGTCGGTTTCATTTTGTTGAACCCAGTGGTAATGAGCTGGCGGTGTGGTCAGATAAATAA
- a CDS encoding TonB-dependent receptor encodes MATNVFRLSALALSVVSVLSSSYVWADDAADDPISSIEKITVMGEKTERSLKDTTSSVSVISAEQLASGQYLSVSSAIAEIPNVVVLSGAVPDIRGVSGNGAATGFNSFTGGAKARVSTIVDGVIEPFVADLTGDTGLWDIAQIEVFRGPQSTSNGRNSIAGSLFIKTNDPSFDWDGAARLGYRNQSNFVDSAIMLTGPILDEQLAFRITAQNVDGDTYNKGLNHETNPATYDLNELKTQRFRSKFLWQPNQNDDLQIMYSYAFNKETGDTGRKYFEGQDPWAYIPVFQRDMTTESGTHSVKVDYQLDNSSSIDLVVAIMGYDWGFDSYEPLPEYQSSVRMDDDSSMIDAKYNFGLDAPGLKGFIGFAHFQRTQDFGSQGATVYSGDDRSDSDAIYGEVSVDVGAQYRVIAGGRVEKEKQRRDFAMQSRTGLVGDKLNTDKTIVLPKLVLQYLYSDNTTISASARRGYNSAGGAMSRENEYYYFDEESVNTYELTLRSSLDSGNVNISANAFHNNYDGYQSSNKQRRITNIDEVVTSGIEFELYTMLSADLQLKGGFGLLKSEIKEADPSFGDVKGNELNSAPAVTANVALTYWFHEDLSMGLSSNYVDDYYADFENSADRIAGDYMLTRINADYENEQWRISAYVNNLFDEKAVTVKEPPGWYPTGYAGVADPRTVGVSVTYFF; translated from the coding sequence ATGGCGACAAATGTATTTCGGTTAAGTGCCTTGGCACTGTCAGTTGTTTCGGTTTTATCCAGTAGTTATGTATGGGCAGACGATGCCGCGGACGATCCTATTTCGTCTATTGAAAAAATTACAGTGATGGGTGAAAAAACAGAACGTTCTTTAAAAGATACCACTTCGTCAGTGTCGGTGATTAGCGCTGAGCAACTTGCCAGCGGTCAATATTTATCAGTATCAAGTGCAATAGCAGAAATCCCCAACGTGGTGGTGCTTTCTGGCGCGGTGCCTGATATTCGAGGTGTATCGGGGAACGGTGCGGCAACAGGCTTCAACTCGTTCACTGGCGGTGCAAAAGCCCGTGTTTCAACCATTGTTGATGGTGTAATTGAACCGTTTGTCGCAGATTTAACCGGTGATACTGGTTTGTGGGATATCGCGCAAATCGAAGTGTTTCGTGGGCCTCAATCGACCAGTAATGGCCGTAACAGCATTGCCGGCTCGCTATTTATTAAAACCAATGACCCAAGTTTTGATTGGGATGGCGCTGCACGCTTAGGTTATCGTAATCAATCTAACTTTGTTGACAGCGCTATCATGTTAACGGGGCCGATTTTAGACGAGCAACTGGCTTTTCGTATTACGGCGCAAAATGTTGATGGCGACACCTACAATAAAGGCCTGAATCATGAGACTAATCCTGCGACGTATGATTTAAATGAGCTTAAAACCCAGCGTTTTAGAAGCAAGTTTTTATGGCAGCCGAATCAAAATGATGACTTACAAATTATGTATAGTTATGCCTTTAATAAAGAAACCGGTGACACGGGCCGTAAATATTTTGAGGGTCAAGATCCTTGGGCTTATATTCCGGTTTTCCAGCGTGATATGACCACAGAATCGGGCACACACTCAGTTAAGGTTGATTATCAATTAGATAACAGCAGTTCTATCGACTTAGTTGTCGCAATTATGGGTTATGACTGGGGTTTTGACAGTTATGAACCGCTTCCTGAATATCAATCTAGCGTCAGAATGGACGACGATAGCTCCATGATTGATGCAAAATATAACTTTGGGCTCGATGCGCCTGGCCTAAAAGGGTTTATTGGTTTTGCTCATTTCCAACGGACTCAAGATTTTGGCAGCCAAGGTGCCACCGTGTATTCGGGTGATGATCGCAGCGACTCTGATGCCATTTATGGTGAAGTAAGTGTGGATGTCGGCGCACAATATCGTGTGATTGCCGGTGGTCGAGTCGAAAAAGAAAAACAACGTCGTGATTTTGCGATGCAATCACGTACTGGTTTAGTCGGCGATAAACTCAATACTGATAAAACCATCGTGCTACCAAAATTGGTACTGCAATATTTATACTCAGATAATACGACTATTTCGGCCAGTGCACGTCGCGGTTATAACTCTGCCGGTGGCGCGATGTCTCGAGAAAATGAATATTATTATTTCGATGAAGAATCAGTTAATACCTACGAATTAACCCTTAGAAGCAGCCTAGATAGCGGTAATGTAAATATTAGCGCCAATGCGTTTCACAATAATTATGATGGTTACCAGTCTTCAAATAAACAACGCCGTATCACCAATATTGATGAAGTGGTCACCAGTGGTATTGAATTTGAACTCTACACTATGCTGAGCGCTGATCTGCAACTTAAAGGCGGATTTGGTTTATTAAAGTCAGAAATAAAAGAAGCTGATCCGTCATTTGGTGACGTGAAAGGCAATGAACTCAATAGCGCGCCAGCCGTCACGGCCAATGTTGCGTTGACGTATTGGTTCCACGAAGATTTAAGTATGGGTTTAAGCAGCAACTATGTAGACGATTATTATGCTGACTTTGAAAACAGCGCAGATCGTATCGCAGGGGATTACATGTTGACGCGAATCAACGCTGATTATGAAAATGAACAGTGGCGGATCAGTGCTTATGTCAATAACCTGTTTGATGAAAAAGCAGTCACAGTCAAAGAGCCGCCAGGTTGGTATCCAACTGGCTATGCTGGGGTGGCTGATCCTCGTACCGTGGGAGTGTCGGTGACGTACTTCTTCTAA